In Cucurbita pepo subsp. pepo cultivar mu-cu-16 chromosome LG04, ASM280686v2, whole genome shotgun sequence, the following are encoded in one genomic region:
- the LOC111792235 gene encoding phosphoglucan phosphatase LSF1, chloroplastic isoform X2: protein MHYSLDVESTRIGLFGFFRMMLKEKAGSFSLVLERPFTPFPIQHLLLSNDLDILFNRGRVPIATWKKEVLASNLQTPDANIGNSGFATFSSKFSTALGWKLLNNQNGDVKSPMQRNTLTPQISQVVCIFTEEDPGEGEWAHGSFPIDEYVKALERSKGELYYDHSRGMSYSKITEQIYVGSCLQTEADVEALSNNVGITAVLNFQSATEAENWGISSKLINESCQKYDILMINYPIREGDSYDMRKKLPFCVGLLLRLLKKNHRVFVTCTTGFDRAPASVIAYLHWMTDTSLHAAYNFITSLHSCKPDRPAIAWATWDLIAMVEHGRHDGPPTHAVTFVWNGQEGEDVNLVGDFTGNWKEPVKASHKGGPRYEVEMKLPQGKYYYKYITNGQWRHSTASPAERDDRGNVNNVIVIGDTASVRPSVQPQKKDANIVKVIERPLTENERFMLAKAARCVAFSVCPIRLTPK from the exons ATGCACTATTCACTTGACGTAGAGTCTACAAGAATTGGGT tatttGGTTTCTTCAGGATGATGCTGAAGGAGAAAGCAGGGTCTTTTAGCCTGGTTCTTGAAAGACCTTTCACTCCTTTTCCGATTCAACATCTTCTGCTTTCAaatgatttagatattttatttaatcgaGGTCGAGTACCTATTGCTACATGGAAGAAAGAAGTTTTGGCATCAAATTTACAAACACCTGATGCAAACATTGGGAATTCTGGCTTTGCAACTTTCTCCTCTAAGTTCTCAACAGCATTAGGTTGGAAACttctaaataatcaaaatgGAGATGTTAAATCACCCATGCAGAGAAACACTCTCACGCCTCAGATCAGCCAGGTTGTTTGTATATTTACCGAAGAGGATCCTGGAGAAGGAGAATGGGCTCATGGGAGCTTTCCCATAGACGAATATGTCAAGGCATTAGAACGGTCTAAAGGGGAGCTATATTATGATCACTCTCGTGGTATGAGCTATAGTAAG ATCACAGAGCAAATTTATGTGGGGTCATGTTTACAGACTGAAGCAGATGTTGAGGCTTTGTCAAATAACGTG GGAATCACCGCAGTTCTGAATTTTCAAAGTGCAACTGAGGCAGAAAACTGGGGGATTAGCTCCAAGTTAATCAATGAGTCGTGCCAAAAATATGATATTCTCATGATCAACTATCCTATTAG gGAAGGAGATTCTTATGATATGAGGAAAAAACTACCATTTTGTGTGGGCCTACTTCTACGACTGTTAAAAAAGAACCATCGAGTTTTTGTAACTTGTACCACCGGTTTTGATCGAGCTCCAGCAAGTGTGATTGCATATCTACACTGGATGACTGATACTTCTCTTCATGCAGCTTATAATTTTATCACCAGTTTGCATTCCTGCAAACCTGACAG GCCAGCAATTGCTTGGGCTACCTGGGATCTCATAGCAATGGTGGAACATGGAAGGCACGATGGACCTCCCACTCACGCCGTTACTTTTGTATGGAATGGTCAAGAG GGGGAGGATGTAAATTTGGTGGGAGATTTTACTGGTAACTGGAAAGAACCGGTCAAGGCTAGTCACAAGGGTGGGCCAAGATATGAAGTAGAAATGAAACTTCCTCAAGGGAA GTATTACTACAAGTACATCACAAATGGTCAGTGGAGGCATTCAACAGCTTCGCCTGCTGAAAGGGATGATAGGGGGAATGTCAACAATGTTATAGTCATTGGCGACACTGCCAGTGTCAGGCCTTCAGTTCAACCGCAGAAAAAA GATGCAAATATTGTGAAGGTAATTGAAAGACCACTTACAGAAAATGAGAGGTTTATGTTGGCGAAAGCGGCTCGTTGTGTTGCATTTTCGGTATGTCCAATTAGACTAACTCCAAAGTAA
- the LOC111792560 gene encoding 50S ribosomal protein L12, chloroplastic-like: protein MASTLSTASLQFPSCSSSSFPPKFSHSPKSKSLHFPSSLSSSNLSLRLVHLRPLSATAVPEKVTEIGDVISKLTLEEARILVDYLQDKLGVSAAAFAPAAVAVASGPAGGDDAAAAVEEKTEFDVVIEDVPSNARIAVIKAVRALTSLALKEAKELIEGLPKKFKEGISKEEAEDAKKQLEEAGAKIAIV, encoded by the coding sequence aTGGCTTCCACTCTCTCCACCGCTTCTCTCCAATTCccatcttgttcttcatcttcttttccacCAAAATTTTCTCATTCCCCAAAATCCAAATCTCTCCATTTCCCCTCTTCATTATCCTCCTCCAATCTCTCTCTTCGCCTCGTTCATCTCCGCCCACTTTCCGCAACCGCCGTGCCGGAAAAAGTTACAGAAATCGGAGATGTCATATCAAAATTAACGCTCGAAGAAGCTCGAATCCTCGTTGATTACCTCCAAGACAAGCTCGGCGTTTCCGCTGCCGCATTCGCCCCTgccgccgtcgccgtcgctTCCGGACCTGCCGGAGGAGACGATGCGGCCGCTGCCGTCGAGGAGAAGACGGAGTTCGATGTTGTTATAGAGGATGTGCCGAGTAATGCGAGGATTGCTGTGATTAAGGCTGTTAGGGCTTTGACGAGCTTGGCGTTGAAGGAGGCGAAGGAACTGATTGAAGGTTTGCCGAAGAAGTTTAAAGAAGGAATTTCGAAGGAAGAAGCAGAAGATGCGAAGAAACAGCTCGAAGAGGCTGGTGCGAAGATCGCTATCGTTTGA
- the LOC111793758 gene encoding uncharacterized protein LOC111793758, whose amino-acid sequence MSLQLREEGEEAEEEEDFGLCPSFNCYSTGTIADAARRAGGEFSGGCFHFDFDPSLSLNRAEENNDDDFEFVSLQKSSDCDDVLRGGLIAPVFPVFNSELLFEECQVEEAEMDERDLVTVKPIRIPLEKLMIRESNDDPPSPSSSSSSSSSSVDELEAVPSGTYSVWKPKSIGTPNLACKKSRSTGSSSTKRWGIRDLLRRSHSDGKRSYVSFTPSSNSTKKEKGIKSETKSSTDLKEKKVQSGEANIGGHSRSRRSGGDQKRIFSALESFYVRNRALKEEGKRKSYLPYKPDLVGCWRNVSGLGRASPLWSI is encoded by the coding sequence ATGTCTCTGCAATTgcgagaagaaggagaagaagcagaagaagaagaagattttggATTGTGTCCGAGCTTCAACTGTTACTCCACCGGAACTATCGCTGACGCCGCCCGAAGAGCTGGCGGCGAGTTCTCCGGCGGCTGCTTTCACTTCGATTTCGATCCATCGCTGTCACTGAACAGAGCAGAGGAGAATAACGACGACGATTTCGAATTCGTCTCGCTCCAGAAATCCAGCGATTGCGATGATGTACTTCGAGGCGGTTTGATAGCTCCTGTGTTTCCGGTTTTCAATTCGGAACTTCTGTTTGAGGAATGTCAGGTCGAGGAAGCGGAAATGGATGAACGAGATTTGGTAACCGTGAAGCCGATTCGAATTCCTTTGGAGAAGCTTATGATCAGAGAGAGTAATGACGATCCGCCGTCGccttcgtcgtcgtcgtcgtcttcttcatcGTCAGTGGACGAACTGGAAGCAGTTCCATCCGGAACTTACTCCGTCTGGAAACCTAAATCGATCGGAACGCCAAATCTGGCTTGCAAGAAAAGCCGATCCACCGGATCGTCGTCGACAAAGCGTTGGGGAATCCGAGACCTTCTACGACGAAGCCACAGCGACGGAAAGCGCTCCTACGTCTCATTCACGCCGTCTTCGAACTCAacgaagaaggaaaaaggaatcaAGTCAGAGACGAAATCCTCGACGGACCTAAAGGAGAAGAAGGTTCAGTCCGGCGAGGCAAACATCGGCGGGCATTCAAGAAGCCGGAGATCCGGTGGAGATCAGAAGAGGATTTTCTCTGCACTCGAATCGTTCTACGTCAGGAATCGTGCGTTGAAAGAAGAAGGTAAGAGAAAATCGTATCTCCCTTACAAGCCTGATCTGGTAGGTTGTTGGAGGAACGTTAGTGGATTGGGCAGAGCCAGTCCGTTATGGAGCATTTAA
- the LOC111792235 gene encoding phosphoglucan phosphatase LSF1, chloroplastic isoform X1: MAVLPLQLPCVRTIDSSSSPLLRGGKSSLFWGRHLRLGIGGIRDGPGVKARFNGRGFEVFAMSDGSSSSYKMNLNEYMVTLQKPLGIRFAISVDGRIFVHSLKKGGNAEKSRIIMVGDTLKKASDSSGVKLVEIKDFGDTQMMLKEKAGSFSLVLERPFTPFPIQHLLLSNDLDILFNRGRVPIATWKKEVLASNLQTPDANIGNSGFATFSSKFSTALGWKLLNNQNGDVKSPMQRNTLTPQISQVVCIFTEEDPGEGEWAHGSFPIDEYVKALERSKGELYYDHSRGMSYSKITEQIYVGSCLQTEADVEALSNNVGITAVLNFQSATEAENWGISSKLINESCQKYDILMINYPIREGDSYDMRKKLPFCVGLLLRLLKKNHRVFVTCTTGFDRAPASVIAYLHWMTDTSLHAAYNFITSLHSCKPDRPAIAWATWDLIAMVEHGRHDGPPTHAVTFVWNGQEGEDVNLVGDFTGNWKEPVKASHKGGPRYEVEMKLPQGKYYYKYITNGQWRHSTASPAERDDRGNVNNVIVIGDTASVRPSVQPQKKDANIVKVIERPLTENERFMLAKAARCVAFSVCPIRLTPK; this comes from the exons ATGGCGGTTCTGCCTCTGCAGCTTCCTTGTGTGAGGACTATTGACAGTTCGTCTTCGCCATTGTTGAGAGGAGGTAAATCGTCGTTGTTTTGGGGAAGACATTTGCGCTTGGGAATTGGAGGTATTAGGGATGGTCCGGGAGTGAAAGCTCGATTCAATGGTCGAGGTTTTGAGGTTTTCGCCATGTCGGATGGCTCTTCTTCTTCGTATAAGATGAATCTCAATGAGTATATGGTTACTCTCCAGAAACCGCTCGGCATTCGGTTCGCGATTTCCGTCGATGGAAGAATCTTCGTTCACTCGCTTAAGAAAGga GGTAATGCTGAGAAGTCGAGAATAATCATGGTGGGGGACACTTTAAAGAAAGCGAGCGATTCTTCTGGCGTCAAGCTCGTTGAGATCAAAGACTTTGGAGATACACA GATGATGCTGAAGGAGAAAGCAGGGTCTTTTAGCCTGGTTCTTGAAAGACCTTTCACTCCTTTTCCGATTCAACATCTTCTGCTTTCAaatgatttagatattttatttaatcgaGGTCGAGTACCTATTGCTACATGGAAGAAAGAAGTTTTGGCATCAAATTTACAAACACCTGATGCAAACATTGGGAATTCTGGCTTTGCAACTTTCTCCTCTAAGTTCTCAACAGCATTAGGTTGGAAACttctaaataatcaaaatgGAGATGTTAAATCACCCATGCAGAGAAACACTCTCACGCCTCAGATCAGCCAGGTTGTTTGTATATTTACCGAAGAGGATCCTGGAGAAGGAGAATGGGCTCATGGGAGCTTTCCCATAGACGAATATGTCAAGGCATTAGAACGGTCTAAAGGGGAGCTATATTATGATCACTCTCGTGGTATGAGCTATAGTAAG ATCACAGAGCAAATTTATGTGGGGTCATGTTTACAGACTGAAGCAGATGTTGAGGCTTTGTCAAATAACGTG GGAATCACCGCAGTTCTGAATTTTCAAAGTGCAACTGAGGCAGAAAACTGGGGGATTAGCTCCAAGTTAATCAATGAGTCGTGCCAAAAATATGATATTCTCATGATCAACTATCCTATTAG gGAAGGAGATTCTTATGATATGAGGAAAAAACTACCATTTTGTGTGGGCCTACTTCTACGACTGTTAAAAAAGAACCATCGAGTTTTTGTAACTTGTACCACCGGTTTTGATCGAGCTCCAGCAAGTGTGATTGCATATCTACACTGGATGACTGATACTTCTCTTCATGCAGCTTATAATTTTATCACCAGTTTGCATTCCTGCAAACCTGACAG GCCAGCAATTGCTTGGGCTACCTGGGATCTCATAGCAATGGTGGAACATGGAAGGCACGATGGACCTCCCACTCACGCCGTTACTTTTGTATGGAATGGTCAAGAG GGGGAGGATGTAAATTTGGTGGGAGATTTTACTGGTAACTGGAAAGAACCGGTCAAGGCTAGTCACAAGGGTGGGCCAAGATATGAAGTAGAAATGAAACTTCCTCAAGGGAA GTATTACTACAAGTACATCACAAATGGTCAGTGGAGGCATTCAACAGCTTCGCCTGCTGAAAGGGATGATAGGGGGAATGTCAACAATGTTATAGTCATTGGCGACACTGCCAGTGTCAGGCCTTCAGTTCAACCGCAGAAAAAA GATGCAAATATTGTGAAGGTAATTGAAAGACCACTTACAGAAAATGAGAGGTTTATGTTGGCGAAAGCGGCTCGTTGTGTTGCATTTTCGGTATGTCCAATTAGACTAACTCCAAAGTAA
- the LOC111792235 gene encoding phosphoglucan phosphatase LSF1, chloroplastic isoform X3 — MMLKEKAGSFSLVLERPFTPFPIQHLLLSNDLDILFNRGRVPIATWKKEVLASNLQTPDANIGNSGFATFSSKFSTALGWKLLNNQNGDVKSPMQRNTLTPQISQVVCIFTEEDPGEGEWAHGSFPIDEYVKALERSKGELYYDHSRGMSYSKITEQIYVGSCLQTEADVEALSNNVGITAVLNFQSATEAENWGISSKLINESCQKYDILMINYPIREGDSYDMRKKLPFCVGLLLRLLKKNHRVFVTCTTGFDRAPASVIAYLHWMTDTSLHAAYNFITSLHSCKPDRPAIAWATWDLIAMVEHGRHDGPPTHAVTFVWNGQEGEDVNLVGDFTGNWKEPVKASHKGGPRYEVEMKLPQGKYYYKYITNGQWRHSTASPAERDDRGNVNNVIVIGDTASVRPSVQPQKKDANIVKVIERPLTENERFMLAKAARCVAFSVCPIRLTPK, encoded by the exons ATGATGCTGAAGGAGAAAGCAGGGTCTTTTAGCCTGGTTCTTGAAAGACCTTTCACTCCTTTTCCGATTCAACATCTTCTGCTTTCAaatgatttagatattttatttaatcgaGGTCGAGTACCTATTGCTACATGGAAGAAAGAAGTTTTGGCATCAAATTTACAAACACCTGATGCAAACATTGGGAATTCTGGCTTTGCAACTTTCTCCTCTAAGTTCTCAACAGCATTAGGTTGGAAACttctaaataatcaaaatgGAGATGTTAAATCACCCATGCAGAGAAACACTCTCACGCCTCAGATCAGCCAGGTTGTTTGTATATTTACCGAAGAGGATCCTGGAGAAGGAGAATGGGCTCATGGGAGCTTTCCCATAGACGAATATGTCAAGGCATTAGAACGGTCTAAAGGGGAGCTATATTATGATCACTCTCGTGGTATGAGCTATAGTAAG ATCACAGAGCAAATTTATGTGGGGTCATGTTTACAGACTGAAGCAGATGTTGAGGCTTTGTCAAATAACGTG GGAATCACCGCAGTTCTGAATTTTCAAAGTGCAACTGAGGCAGAAAACTGGGGGATTAGCTCCAAGTTAATCAATGAGTCGTGCCAAAAATATGATATTCTCATGATCAACTATCCTATTAG gGAAGGAGATTCTTATGATATGAGGAAAAAACTACCATTTTGTGTGGGCCTACTTCTACGACTGTTAAAAAAGAACCATCGAGTTTTTGTAACTTGTACCACCGGTTTTGATCGAGCTCCAGCAAGTGTGATTGCATATCTACACTGGATGACTGATACTTCTCTTCATGCAGCTTATAATTTTATCACCAGTTTGCATTCCTGCAAACCTGACAG GCCAGCAATTGCTTGGGCTACCTGGGATCTCATAGCAATGGTGGAACATGGAAGGCACGATGGACCTCCCACTCACGCCGTTACTTTTGTATGGAATGGTCAAGAG GGGGAGGATGTAAATTTGGTGGGAGATTTTACTGGTAACTGGAAAGAACCGGTCAAGGCTAGTCACAAGGGTGGGCCAAGATATGAAGTAGAAATGAAACTTCCTCAAGGGAA GTATTACTACAAGTACATCACAAATGGTCAGTGGAGGCATTCAACAGCTTCGCCTGCTGAAAGGGATGATAGGGGGAATGTCAACAATGTTATAGTCATTGGCGACACTGCCAGTGTCAGGCCTTCAGTTCAACCGCAGAAAAAA GATGCAAATATTGTGAAGGTAATTGAAAGACCACTTACAGAAAATGAGAGGTTTATGTTGGCGAAAGCGGCTCGTTGTGTTGCATTTTCGGTATGTCCAATTAGACTAACTCCAAAGTAA
- the LOC111794078 gene encoding protein-S-isoprenylcysteine O-methyltransferase A-like isoform X1, with the protein MLCLKDLQGFLHKNFSELEISFSEIFSYTACRQLSQMIFAIIFFHGSEYILAVGIHGRQNVTLKSLLISKNYLLAMILSFLEYFLEVLLCPSLKEYWWVSHIGLAMVVVGEIVRKLAIITAGRSFTHLIKVYHEDHHKLVTHGVYRFVRHPGYNGFLVWAVGTQIMLCNPISTVAFAIVVWHFFAERIPYEEYFLRQFFGHEYEEYARRVPSGVPFVK; encoded by the exons ATGTTATGCTTAAAGGATCTTCAGGGTTTTTTACACAAGAATTTTTCTGAATTGGAGATATCATTTTCAG aAATTTTCAGTTACACAGCATGCAGACAATTGTCTCAGATGATCTTTGCAATTATCTTCTTTCATGGTTCTGAATACATCTTAGCCGTTGGAATTCATGGGAGACAAAATGTTACTCTAAAGTCCCTTTTGATAAGCAAAAACTACCTCTTGGCCATGATCTTATCCTTCTTAGAGTACTTTCTTGAAGTTTTGTTGTGTCCCAGCCTTAAGGAATACTGGTGGGTTAGTCATATAGGCCTAGCCATGGTTGTCGTCGGAGAAATCGTACGTAAACTGGCGATCATAACCGCAGGACGGTCTTTTACGCATCTGATTAAGGTCTATCATGAGGACCATCACAAGCTGGTCACTCATGGAGTTTATAGATTTGTTCGTCATCCTGGATACAACGGTTTTCTCGTGTGGGCGGTGGGAACTCAAATCATGCTCTGTAATCCCATATCGACCGTTGCGTTTGCCATTGTTGTCTGGCATTTCTTTGCTGAACGAATTCCGTATGAAGAGTACTTCTTGAGACAGTTTTTTGGCCACGAGTACGAGGAGTATGCAAGACGGGTACCGTCTGGAGTGCCATTTGTGAAATGA
- the LOC111793048 gene encoding ADP-ribosylation factor 1-like gives MGLTFTKLFGRLFSKKEMRILMVGLDAAGKTTILYKLKLGEIVTTIPTIGFNVETVEYKNISFTVWDVGGQDKIRPLWRHYFQNTQGLIFVVDSNDRDRVVEARDELHRMLNEDELRDAVLLVFANKQDLPNAMNAAEITDKLGLHSLRQRHWYIQSTCATSGEGLYEGLDWLSNNIASKG, from the exons ATGGGGTTGACCTTCACGAAGCTCTTCGGCAGACTCTTTTCTAAGAAAGAGATGCGCATTTTGATGGTGGGTCTTGATGCTGCTGGTAAGACCACGATCCTGTACAAGCTAAAGCTCGGAGAAATTGTTACCACAATCCCCACCATTG GATTTAATGTGGAGACTGTAGAGTACAAGAACATCAGCTTTACCGTCTGGGATGTTGGTGGTCAGGACAAG aTCCGTCCACTTTGGAGGCACTATTTCCAGAATACACAGGGccttatttttgttgtggatAGCAACGATAGGGACCGAGTTGTCGAGGCAAGAGATGAGTTGCACAGAATGTTGAATGAG GATGAGCTTAGAGATGCTGTTTTGCTTGTATTTGCAAACAAGCAAGATCTTCCTAATGCCATGAATGCTGCAGAAATAACTGACAAGCTTGGTCTTCACTCTCTTCGTCAGCGCCACTG GTACATTCAGAGCACATGCGCGACATCTGGAGAGGGGCTGTACGAAGGTCTAGACTGGCTTTCCAACAACATTGCTAGCAAG GGTTGA
- the LOC111793965 gene encoding myb-related protein 305 produces the protein MDRKACNSAEGVVEVRKGPWTMEEDLILINYIANHGEGVWNSLALSAGLKRNGKSCRLRWLNYLHPNVRRGNITSDEQLLIIELHAKWGNKWSKIAKHLPGRTDNEIKNYWRTRIQKHVKQGYHRFNARQTSSKATSRDRNQVNEEAPSSYTMDPIMETYSPPNYTQNLDAFSLPLLPIDHSNQNYWSMEDLWSMQLLNQ, from the exons atggATAGAAAAGCATGCAACTCAGCCGAAGGTGTGGTGGAGGTTAGGAAAGGGCCATGGACTATGGAAGAAGACTTGATTCTCATCAACTACATAGCCAATCATGGTGAAGGTGTTTGGAACTCTCTTGCTCTATCAGCTG GTCTAAAACGTAACGGGAAGAGCTGTCGACTCCGGTGGCTGAACTACCTCCATCCCAATGTTCGACGAGGCAACATCACCTCAGATGAACAACTACTGATCATAGAACTACATGCCAAATGGGGAAACAA GTGGTCGAAAATAGCAAAGCATCTCCCGGGAAGGACGGATAATGAGATAAAGAACTACTGGAGGACGAGAATCCAAAAGCACGTAAAGCAAGGGTATCATCGCTTCAACGCTCGACAAACGAGCTCAAAAGCAACGTCTCGGGATCGTAATCAAGTGAATGAAGAAGCTCCAAGTTCTTACACAATGGATCCAATAATGGAAACCTATTCTCCTCCAAATTACACTCAAAATCTTGATGCCTTCTCATTGCCTTTGCTCCCAATTGATCATTCCAATCAAAATTATTGGAGCATGGAGGATCTATGGTCTATGCAACTTCTcaaccaataa
- the LOC111794078 gene encoding protein-S-isoprenylcysteine O-methyltransferase A-like isoform X2 → MTEIFSYTACRQLSQMIFAIIFFHGSEYILAVGIHGRQNVTLKSLLISKNYLLAMILSFLEYFLEVLLCPSLKEYWWVSHIGLAMVVVGEIVRKLAIITAGRSFTHLIKVYHEDHHKLVTHGVYRFVRHPGYNGFLVWAVGTQIMLCNPISTVAFAIVVWHFFAERIPYEEYFLRQFFGHEYEEYARRVPSGVPFVK, encoded by the coding sequence atgacagaAATTTTCAGTTACACAGCATGCAGACAATTGTCTCAGATGATCTTTGCAATTATCTTCTTTCATGGTTCTGAATACATCTTAGCCGTTGGAATTCATGGGAGACAAAATGTTACTCTAAAGTCCCTTTTGATAAGCAAAAACTACCTCTTGGCCATGATCTTATCCTTCTTAGAGTACTTTCTTGAAGTTTTGTTGTGTCCCAGCCTTAAGGAATACTGGTGGGTTAGTCATATAGGCCTAGCCATGGTTGTCGTCGGAGAAATCGTACGTAAACTGGCGATCATAACCGCAGGACGGTCTTTTACGCATCTGATTAAGGTCTATCATGAGGACCATCACAAGCTGGTCACTCATGGAGTTTATAGATTTGTTCGTCATCCTGGATACAACGGTTTTCTCGTGTGGGCGGTGGGAACTCAAATCATGCTCTGTAATCCCATATCGACCGTTGCGTTTGCCATTGTTGTCTGGCATTTCTTTGCTGAACGAATTCCGTATGAAGAGTACTTCTTGAGACAGTTTTTTGGCCACGAGTACGAGGAGTATGCAAGACGGGTACCGTCTGGAGTGCCATTTGTGAAATGA